A region of the Harpia harpyja isolate bHarHar1 chromosome 14, bHarHar1 primary haplotype, whole genome shotgun sequence genome:
AGACCTCTAGATGTCTTTTCTTTCTATGAAAGGAGCTGCTAtgtacacatgtgcacacacacagaactgGGAATCAACAATGAGTTTATCATTCATGGTAGATAAAAACAATTAAGCTTGCATAAAAGTTGGGCTAAGTGGTCATGGACTACAGACTCTGTTGCCTTGAATATAACAGTACAATTTGTCATTTACTCTGCACCAGACTGAAATGAGTAAAATCTATTTGAAGGTATCTTGTTTGTAAACATTTGTCagattctaatttttttcttttgtattaaaattcaaaatatggATGtatatgaaacaaaataaatggagATAATTGTTCTCCCCACAGATGTAGGTGTCTTTGAGTGTGCGCTAATATGTTTGTAACACTTTGGGGATCTGTTCAGAACGATAGATATTTCAGGTAATAGGGGAGGGAAGTGGCCAGGGAGATCTGACTTCGTTTTGCTCCAAAGGTAGTGTTTACTACGTTTCATCCTTAAGCAGCTGTTATCCCTTTATAAAATTTCTACAGTGGTGCCAAAATTACTGTAACAGATAACGTGGTAGGAAGTATTTTGTGAAATGTCACCGCCCACTGCTGAATTAAGTGATGTTTTGCCAAGTACTCTAGGAATGTAAAGTACCACGTGTAATGATATCTTTGAAAGGCATTCTGCACTGCTTCATTGTTTCCTGTGTGAGGAGTGCTACTACGAGGGATAAATTGAAGTCACAAGAAGATGTAAATTGCAGATGACAGTGCTGTTTCTTTCCGATCTATCACTTTCACATTGCGTATATAAATGACTTGCTCATATTACCTGTCTGTAGTTAATCAGCCATGGTTTGTATGCGGCTCTTCAACCATTTGACTAGCTTTTGCACTAATTCACAGTTAACTTCTGTTCTACAGTGATCCAGGGTTTACCCGATTGATGGATAAGCTCCTTTTGGGTTTAACCTCACACCTTGCTATGCAAGAAcctcttctgttatttttcttaaaaagatgtTGCTACTGACCACACTTTCTTACACTTACAGGCTCAGGTGTACAGGTTCTTCTGGGGTAATTTTATCTAATAAAAACCCGTGGTTTTTTGTACATACAACTGTTGTCATTTAACCTatatgtgaaaattaaaaataattgttcaaTGTGAAAACAATAATCCATTTATGCTTCTTAAAGTTAAAGAAGGGTAGTTGCGTTTAGGTTATGTTGTCCTTtgacgtttaaaaaaaaaatgctgcatattGTATGCATTGTGTTTTTAATGCAACAAGGAAAAAATCTCAACTTTTAACAGCATTTGAACATATCCTGCATCTCATCAAAACTTCACAGTATTTCTGTACTATttattcatatataaatatatatgacaTGATTTAAAACTTTCCTACCTGTAGGCAATAGATTGCTATGTTTTTAACAGATTGTGGCAAACTGAAGAGTACTTTTTTGTACCTTATAGGACACATCATCCTAGACAAATAAAGTAATGTGTTTGACATTGATTTGGTGGTGTTTCTAATGAAACATTTGATAACGTTATCATATATAGGTCTTGGCATTACCAGATTATATACAACTGCCAGTTAATCAGGTTGATTAGGGAAATAATCTATACCTACAATTTAATTGTGCTGAGAGTGGTTTTTAGTGTTTTCAATTGCCATTGAGGTACTTTTCTCCATTTATTAGTGGTGATCTTTTATAGTTAAATGGTGTTACTGAAAATACATCACTTGTAATTAATACCCACCTTCCTTAAAAGCATGTTAAGTTCGTAAGACTTGTGATCTCTGTTCAGTCATCCTCCTCTTtgtgtttttataaattattgcAACGTTTGTTTCAAAGTGGTCATATATTGTAACACAGATTTTGATAATGTGcgctggattttctttttgtctcctcAAACAAATTTGAAGTAATTATCCTTGGCCTAGGTTTAGTTCCTGCAAAAGTTAGTGGGGATTTAAAGTAGAATAAAAAGTTGGGCTTACCCAAAAGCCTCGCGTAAACCCCTGGAGAGACAGGAAGACAACAATATTCCTGTACACCTGGATTTCTGTGTATTGGCTGCAGAATTTTCATGCTTAGCCTGCTGGGGAAAGAATGATTTACTGTAATGTATCAAAATTACGGTGGCAGCTATTCCACATAAGTGCCATCTTCTTTTCAGTGTGGTTAGTGCTGTGAGGTTTTTGTAATAGCGAGTGCAAGACTGTGGAAATCCACTTGatctaggaatattttttttcatcagtacGTTAGTTAGCATGTGATAACACTGGTAAAAAGTAAGAATGGTCATTaggctcctgctccagctgtATTTCAGTTAAGCTGTGAAATACAGTGGCTTGTTGCTCAGCTGTTGTGATAACATTTTAAGGAGCGACCTCCCAAGCAAGAAAGGAGAGGTAGGAGGACTTTGTAACGCAAAAAGAGAACACAGAATAAATTGCTCTTCAGGCTTGCTTCTAGAGTAATAGCTGTATCAGAGAGTGGTGCAGATGTTGTGTGTCAGTTATTGGCATTTCACTCGGGCTTTGGATGTCATTAGCACTGGTATACTATCATTTATCTCTTCCGAGAGACAAACAAAATGAGATAtagctgtggatgttatttttgTACCCACACTTTGCCTGTCTTGGATTACGATAATGTCTTGGGGGCAGGGAAGGGCGCTTCATTGCTGTTCTGGGCAAATGGATGACTGTAGGATTTGCTGGTTAGTCCCTGGCCTTCAGttgaaaatagaaacaaagaaacTTGAGATCCACATGCaacccttcctccttccttctcctgtcCCTCCCAGTACACTCCAGTGCTTTGATTCACTGCCAGGAACAGTCATTCTGCCAAATCAAAAGCCCCCTCAAAGTCTCTCAGGAAAATTCCATCTATATGTGCTGCGCTCCATGCAAAATCTTTCACGTAACAAAAGTGAGACAGTATATTTTTTACATAGGCACAAGCTACAAATATATTTCTGTCCATTAGTAACAGCCTTTTGGGTCCCAAAATATATGATGTTTGCTCTTGGTATTTGGCTTCTATTCTCTGTATCAAGAAATACTCCATACTGTGTGACATATCACCCATCCACTACTCCATAGCTTTTCAGTGACACTAAATCAAGCTGCAGACATGTATGACGGGTAGAATTATGTTAGAACTGCCTttgcttcaaaacagaaaatgtttatagAAGCCACTGCTTCCTGTTTGACGTCACATCATGTATAtcactgtgtgtatatatgtattttttttaagctagacagcactttcccatttttttaatataaatatagaTCTTAAAATCCCCAGCTGACTTGTCAAACAGGGAAATGCCTTTGTTTAATATCATTACATAAGCTTTTTAGATCTTCCAGAACCCAGGAGACAGTGAACCCAGAACCCCATGAACGTTTTACTAGTTCCTTTTAAAGACTTACGATTTGTGAATACTGACTCTTGGAATAGCAAACATTAAGATCCCCTTTGCAGCAGTTTCATAGCTTCTTGCATCCCACCACATTAAAGTTACTAAAAAATTGTATCTTTGATTCAAAAAGTAACTTTACTGATGTGCAAGTACAAACTTGGTAGTATTTCTCCTGGGAAAATGACATTTCGTACACAGTTCTAGGACTGAACTTTTAAGGGACAGACAGTGTAACCAGGCATACAAAATGTGCATGCAATTGCGTGCTCATTTTGCATTCCTTGGCATGAACTTGCGCCGTTATTCGTAAGCCTAATTGGGCATTTGTGTTGTGCAGTTACTTGATTTGCTTTCAGTTGGTGTATTCAAATACTCAAAATAATTATGTAGCTATTTTGTATGCTTCATGTGAAAATCCAGCTCTGTTTGAAGAatgatgtaatttttaaaagtcgTATGGACGTGTTTGAGGACACCAAAACAATACAAATGCTATGtagttttgttggtttcttttgaataaaatgcACGTAATACTTTAGGGAGAATTGTGTGAAAACACAGTGGACATCCTCTATAGATAAAGCTATGGTATCGTCTAACATTTGTTCAAGGTTAAGGGTTTGAAAGTGCAGTTACTTCTTGTGGACCTAGAACAACATCTGCAGAATTTTACTTTACAATTACTACAGATTATTAGGTGTATGTTACAACAGGGGAGGCAATAATAACCTGTGGCTCTGAAAACAGCTGGAGCAAATTCATGACCATTTAACGTTCCCTAGACTGACTTTTGTGCTAAACTTCACAATATATCTGTACCTCGTCAAGACATTCAGTTAGCGTTTGCTAAAGCACAAAAACAAGTGTCGTATCGCAACCGCTTTCAGAGGTGAGGAGAACTACCGCCTGCTGTTGCTAAACCACAGCCAGGTTTATTCTGGTAGATGAATTCTGCTGCTGTCTGTATCCTAGACGGAGGTTACTGGGAGCCTTATCTACATTTAGCGTGAGCCGCTTGCACTGTGCGATCCCTCTTCCTATTGAATCTCTTCAcgtagctgctgctgcttctaagcAGGCCATCCCCCGGCCTCAGGCGCCCTCGCAGGAACTGCAGCAGGTTTGCAGGGATCTGTCGTCTCTTGTGGTAGATCCGACCCATCACAATGTATCTGCTGCCTGCAAAATAAACGAGACTTCTGTGCTGTGAAGAAAGCATGGATTCATTCGCTACACTCACTCTACGGGCAACAGATTTGTGAACAGATGGGAAGCTGTACCCTGCAGAAATACATCCTGAACGTGTGGCTTAGTACAGCGGCACCCTGAGCTTCAGTGGGACTTGTGGGTTGTGCTGGCATGGAAATAATGATTTACTGTGTTGTATTGCAATTAGAAGCTTTTTGGGGGAAATACTGGTGTTTGATAAACTTGCATTTAGAAGGCAAACTGGACTACTTATAAAGGCATCATCTTAagctcctgcttttttttttttttttccctcaaaccTGAAAACTCTTGTAATCCTTTTGGAACTGGATAAAGTTAAGAAGGGACTACACTGCTACCTGACTTCTTCACACAGTTGGTTCTCTTCTGAAAATTTAGAGAAACTGGGAGGGAAAAAGCCCTCCAGTTTAACAgtaaataggggttttttttcttttcaaaataccaCAACAATGCAGGATAAGCCTATTAAACTAGGGCAGACTAAAATTGCACTGCATGCAGGAGGAATAGTGGAATGGATTTAGCTGGAATTATTTACCAAGTTTAAAGTCTGGACATGGTTTACTGCAGTTTAAAGTATCCAAAACTAGAATGTGAACTCGAAAGAAGAAGCCATCAGGAGTAATGTACAGGCGACTCATCTTGTATAATCCATCGCTGTTTACCAAAAGCGTAATCAAGTGGATTCCATTCCCCACTCTTTCCATGTTATAAACAATTCCATTCACTGCTGTTttaagggaggggggggaaaaaaaaaagcaagtatcaGATTACATATTTTGGTGGCAACTCAGGATATATGTGAAGGCTctcatttaaaatgctgtaaagTAAGCATCAGCAGAAATTCTTTGGCTCAGTAGTGGGCAGCCTTGGAAGTAGGATCCTTCAAATAATCATATTTGATGAGGTCATCTCCTTAGTTTTTGCTGAGTTACTAACCTTCTTATGCTTTACAGGTCTGAGCTGTTTCTCAGTCAAGTTTATAAGATGTTGCAAAATAAAGTGATGCTTTTAGTACTGTTTTCCATCCCAATATAGAAAAAGTGGACATATTTACCTAACAAAGTAAAATTTTCCAATGTAAAACTTCACAATGAAGTACAAAGCTAACCTGTTAATGAAACGcttcagcttttgaaagaaaaggccCTTGTCATACCAAGCAGCAAGGGCACCAAGTAGGCAGTGTTGTACACTCGGACAATCACTTCATGCTGTCCACCCAATTTCTGGTTTTAACAAGTGCTGAGCTGACTGCAGGAATCGGAAAACAACAAGCGCGTTAGGCAGTTAAGGCAAATAGGACTTCTATAACTGGTGTGACACCTGCCTCATTGAGTGAGAACTTTGATTCATTCACTTATTCTTTAATCTGCACTGTAAATGTAAAGAAACGAAAACCTCTCTCTGATCGCTGCAACGGAACCTTGGCTGATCTGTTGCTCGGACTGTCTTTTTCCTACCCATCTCTTTCAATTTAAGAGATGAATGAGACCGCTATTTGTTACAGGCTGAAATAACAAAGGTCGGGTCGCTATAAGGCCTGCATTTGACAGGAATGCATGAGagtgataaaaaataaagactataGCATTTGTAGAAAGCACTTCCTGACTTCTCCATTTAGAGAAAACAGATGTCTTGTAACGTGTTTATATTCTACAAATGGAAACATCTGTTACCACTAGGCATGTATTTTGCTTATCTCTTAAAATACTGTGAGAAAAAGTTGGTATCTATTTTACAACTTCATAAGCGCAAGGCAAGATTTCAGTCAGAAAATGTGTGCTCTTAAACAGTCAGTACAAAAATGCCAGGCTATTTTCTACCATCTTTAGCTACATCAACTTGGACACAAGGACTAAAGACATTGAGTCCTAAGGAACATCAAGGAGAATCCTCTATAGAGAGAGgattacagttttatttttgtttggttctccattttattttcatttgaaacttTAGCCCCCAAAATCACAAACGCGGTCTAAATAGTAAGAGGTAAGTAACACAGCTACAATGTTTAATCTTAGAGTATCTAAACCAATTGGTCTTTTCAGTTCCGTTGACCAGCAGCAAGAACGCTCTCTTCTTCCGAGTGAAAAGTAGAGGAAACGGAAAAAAGAGCAATACTAGCCCAAGGCAGGCAAAGGGTAATGTAAGACTTGGTACTGTTCGTCGTAGTACATTTATAAACAGCTGCGATGGGTTCTTTTAGTGTACTTGGTAATTATTTAACATACTCAGTGAAACGGTATcttaaaagcagaagtgaaatgtCAGTAATAGATGAACAACAGCAGCCTGTGCTTTGTCTCTGTGGTTCACGGAGGACACAACTTACCGAATTCACTCGCACAGTAGGCCTCCACttcatctctctctttcctgcACTCGGTCAGACATGCCTTCTCCTTATCAGCATCTAGAACAGGCACATAGACTGAGGGACAGCAACGGGTCCTTTTGGGTATTTCATCCAAATTATGCCACCCAACCTTTGGAAAGCTCAGGGTATCCCTTGCCAGAGCAGCCTATCCCCTTACCTTTCTTCAGCGCACTAAAGTGGTACGGCAAGCTGGATGACTGGCGGTTGGTGACCCAGGAGGGTTTGGTGATCTTTTTGAAGGGATCAGTATGTTTATAGGGGATTATCTTGCCTGGTCGGTTGAAGTGATCCAGCGTGTTAGGATCATCTGACTCCACTGCTCCAGAGTCTGGAAAAGGATGAGCCTCCACTAAGGATGTCATCTTTTGATAGGAAGATGCTGCGTGATGGAAGTGAGCCGACACGCTGTTCGCAGCCTCAGCCAGCCGTCTATCCGCGTGCTTTCTGTTTGCGTGGTTGAAGTCAAAGGTGGCAGGAGAAGGCCCTTCAGTTGGGCTCTCCAGAGGCAGAGCCCCTCCATACTGCAAAAGACATTTCCTCAGCCCTGTGCTGTTTTCTAGAGAAGGTTTGGTGCGTTTCTTTTTGTCTGACAAGAGGGAGATGATTTCAGGAGGTTTTGGCCGCTGCAGGTCAGTGGGAGGCAGAAGCCAGCGTTCCGTGTgattctctctgctgctgctggtgccccaGGCTGGCAGTTTGACTTGGCCAGGTGCAGCGTCTGCTGAACTATAAGCATCTTTGCTGAGAGTCTGACTGGGTTTCTCAGCATAGGGCAGGGATcctacatacaaaaaaaaaggagagcgcgaattagcattttaatttttttattccatgaatAGGAAATGTCTGGCAGATTTGCGGCTCTAGTCCGTTATTGAGGCCTTCAACAATAAGACAATGTAACTGATAAGTAGTTCAACAGATGAAATATAGTAGAGCTCCTCATTCTTCTCTACTCAGATATAGAAAGCCCAGTACAGAGAATGCAGCTGTGTGAGCAAAACACAGGagatttgcatttttactttattattgtTGCAAATTAAAAACATGTATAAACAAACCCTCTTCTCAAAAGCCTGAATCTCTAGGGAGCATCTCAGGAAACAAGGTTCACATTGCCATTTGGGATGCTTGTTTAAAAGACCATGACAACAGAACTATTTGGTTTTCCCATCCATAGGACGCCTCATTGACAATGTCATCTGGACTCTTCAGTGGCTTTGGGCTTTGAACGCTACTAAAAAGACCTTTATCCACAGTTTTGGGTCTCTGACTTTTACACTAGAGTTGTATAGTAGCAATACCATAGTCTGGTAGCTAGGCTATTGCTGCTGAGTAACAATTATTTCAAGGCTTTTCTTAAGTTGAGAGGACAAGGGTTGAGAAAGACAGGAAGTGTCTGGGAACCTAGTGAAAAATGGAAAGGCTTAATGACATTGTTCACGCAAGCTGAACAGTCACAGAGGCCTTCATTTATACCTTCACCTTGATCACTTGGACCTCACAGATTAAAATGACCTTCCGTTTAGCCTGGGAAGAGAGAAATTTTCTTGcagttaattttccttttactttagTCCTTCACTGCATGCCTTTAGTTAGCcagcacagttttaaaacagttCACCCACACACAGCCGCCGCCTGGGTGTTCACTGTCTGTGGTTAGCATCGTGTAGGAGGCTGATCCTAACTCCTTATGTGAAAAGAGATATTTGACATACACAGATGAACAACGTCCTGGTTTATCTTCTATAACTGACTCAACTGCTGACCTTGCCACTTCTCCCCCTTCGCTCTCACCAGCTGCTGTCATGGGAAAGATTCCCTGATATTTGGGCTGGCCAGACATAAAGTCAAAAGAATGTCCATGAAGAAAGGGGTGGAAGAAGTCCAAGCTAAAGAAAGCAATAGGCAAGGGTGTTTTGGAGATGGTTCAATATGAATCTGTGAACTCTGAACAGGTGTTTTGGACTTGGTTTTGTAAGTATACTTTTCTACCAGTTTATCACGCCTTCTCAGTCATGGATCATAACAAGAAATagttcatttttctctgcttaaTCTGTTCAGGACCTTGAGGTTCATTCCGCTATACCAGCATATTCCTGTCTAGCTCTCGCAATTTAAGAAATACAACTACAACATAATCAGCTCCTGGACTTCTCTTTCCCAATGGAATAGATGTATATCTTATTTCTGTACCATCAATgaggtactaaaaaaaaaaaaagaaaaaaaaaaaatctgtttaggaCAGCTTGCTGCAGACACATGTGACAGCACTGAGCATGTTGAAATAAATTAGAAATCTGGAGTTTACAGGTGAAAGGAAGGAGACTAAAAGGGAAAAGtcacatacaaataaaaaatctCAGATGCAGAAGCAAGTCAAACTTCAATTGCTGAATGATGGCTAGCAGGATACATGGCACCAGCTAGCTGCCTGCTTTTGGCAGGTGCTCTTAATTCTTTCAAATGCTGACAAATCAAATATTGCAATTTACACTCCCATCCCACAAACATgttgaaatgtttctttcctgaACCCTTATATGATTACTGCTACCATTTGCTGAAAAGACTACAGCTGAAGAGGGCTGCTCGGGCAAGAATTTGTAGTAATGTGTTTAGCCTCCCCTGACACCAAAGGCAAATATGCCCCAGCCCCGCTTTGAATGTTAACAGACTTACCGGccactgagctggaagatgatCTAATGACAAAGCAGAGGAGCCAGAACACTTTGGTTGTCATTTTGAAGTAAAGTTTTTCCAGACTCAAAATGAACTGGAGTCTTTTATGCCCTCCCCCCGATTCATGCTAATGAGAGGCAGCCTTAGGGGAAACAGGAATCACTCACTGGACAACCCACTGGAGCAAGACCAAGCTGCTGCCGTCCCCGCTAGCTTCCCACTACCCCTGCTTAGGAGGAATGCACACGgacacccccccttccccataTACACACAAGTCTATACTGCCTGCAGTCACCTGTGTTTCCGTGAATAACATATGGATATACGTTTTTagcaacagatttttattttgggggaaggtCTTGCTTCCTATGGCATTTTGTAGAGAAAATCATACAGAACAAACATGGGTTTACTCTATATGAAGAACTACATTATAAAGTGCAGTTGATAGATGCTGGAACATGCATCACCTCTGCAATTCAGTGTCTGTAAATGATGTGTGTTACAATGAAACATATTTAGGTATTTCTGGCCATCTCCAGTCATGCAGCTGGTAATCTCCTCTTTTAGTTTAAGGAACCCTCTCCAGCGAttcttttcagactgaaaaatgcaGTAGTTGCTGTCCAGTCCAAGGTAAAGCTCTGCTGACCCCagatacagctttatttttaaatctgtatttgctAACATGAAGAACTCTGCAAATTTTCACGCACAAAGCCCATCCTGAATTAAGTAGGCTTATTTCTACGTTCCCAGTTGAAATGGGTGACCTTATTGCTAGAAAAGATTTCCATTGTGACAGTTTATCTCACTAGCTGCTACTGGATGTTGTGAAAGTTAGCGAACTCATTCATGACTTTAAGGTGCAATGAACAACTTAAAAACCCCATAAAAGCACTATATCCCAGCTCCTGAAACCCACCCCCCAACAGAAAATCTACTCCTCAGTAATGCCCCTGTCATGCGGTCCAGCTATCGCCTAGTTCAAACACTGTTTGTTTTGTAGTGCCGTAATTAAGCAGTTTAATAGAATTCTTAAAAGTTCAGGGCTTTATCTCAAGCAGCTACGGGTGAAGATACAGAAAATTAGCCAGAATAGtatgcaaaataaatgaaattttaacaCATCTTTTACTCAGTGTGTTAAGTTTCTGCTGCAgcatttatctttatttttcctctgttattttaaacattttaattccaAAAGTATCCCAAGATAGCTACTACGGAAATAGGAATTTAAACTAAGGATGAGGTGAGCTCCTATGTTCCTTTTGTACCTCATCTCCCGCTCAACCAGCGTGCGTACCCGCAGCAAGGGAGAGAAGTTGGGAGCGTGACAGGCTCGCGCTGTCGAGGGTTGTGctgaggatggatggatggatggatgcaggCGTGAGTGTCCTGCAGACCTTCTGTGCTCCAGGgagttttctgtttaaattagcTGGTAGTGTAACTCAACCTGTATTAGTGTATGACTGTATCTGCATTAATGAGTTTCTCCAGGCTCTTTACTCGGACAGGATCTTGATTAGAAGGACAGTCGGAGCGTTTGGAGTATTTCTACCGTTCAAGAAGCTACAGGCATGCCAGCAGCAGCGGAGAGGGGGGAAAAGCTTTCCCGGTCTGAGGAAAACAGGGACCGAGAGCGCAATGGCCACGTCCTAGCCCCAGAGACTGCAGACAGCTACGCTGGCAGGAGTTACACTTACAGCCTCAGCTTCCCTCGCGTGTTTACTACCACAACGGCTCTGGAGGACTCCACGGTGCGAGACCCAGAGACGCGACCCCCCGCCGGGACACTGGCGAcggcccccgctccccggccagCCCGCCCTCACGGCCGCCCCGGGATCAGGCCCGCGGCGCCTGGAGGAGAACTAAACCGCCCGCCCGCTCCTGTGGGGCAGCCGGGGACACTCACCCGCCACACGGCTACGTCTGCGGCGGCCAAGGCGACGCCCGCTCCGGCCGCCTCACGCCCCGTCCTCCTGTCAGAGAGACGGGCCCCGGGGCTGAGGCGCAGGATCCCCGCGGGAcggaggaggcggcggcaccGGGCTCGGTGGCGCCTGGGAAGGGCCGTGgtggcggcgggcagggcgggcgcCCCGCTGACAGGGCGGCGGTTGCGGCGGGCCGCGGCTGAGGGAATTTGAGGCCGCGCCTGGGGCTCGTCCCGGCGGCAGAGCGGGTTGCTGGCTCAGTTTCGGCTCTTCCCCGGTggctgcggcggcgggcggcgcggctaAAAGTGTTTTGGGGTGGGAGGCAGCGGTGCGGGTAGGCGATAATAACGTACTGCGCTGGAAGAGATGGCGGGCAGCTTCCGCGCTGGATCCACAAAACGTCTGCGGTACGACCCAGATGGGACTCGAACCCACAATCCCCAGCTCCGGAGGCTGATGCCTTATCCATTAGGCCACTGGGTCACCCAGCAAAAGCTGCGAGCGCCGCGCAGTAAGAGCCCCGCCCGGCCGGCGCTGGCTCCGCCCCTAAGCGAGCTTTCACGTTCTCCCTGCTCGTGACCAGCAGGCCCCGCCCTCCCGTTCCTTGCCCCTCCCCTCCAGGGCTCCGCCCCCCGCCCCACCCTCCTTGCACACCATTGGGCCTGGCGGTGTCCTCCCCGACGGGCCTCGAGGCCCCGCCCTTCAACGTCACGCGAAcccgagctgctgctgccttcagggGGTGGGCTCGTGCTCTCAGCCCCGCTCCCGCTTCACGCGGGCGCGCGGCCTGTCACGCGGGGCCGTCACCCTCCGTCCCTCAGGCGCGTCCCCGCCTCAGGCGATCGGCTTCCAGCCACAGCCGCCCTTCTCCCGGGACCCTCGCCTTTAAACCCTTCCCCTCACAGGTCTCCCCACGTCCGGCTTCGCGCCGCCTTCCCGCCCCTGCCGCTGGCTCCTGAGCCGCGCTGCCGttagctccgctgcctcccgtcGGCTCCACGCGCGGCTTCCTCCCCTCGCGGCCCTTGTTCCCTCTCCCCGTTACCTCAGCCCCAGCTTAGCCACTGTGGGGTCGTTCGCCCCCAGGCTGTCcagcctccctccacccctctgtGGCTTTCCCGTACTGATAGCGGCCCCTCAAGCCGTGACACCCCCCTCCCGCCCCATGGCACGTTCACCCCGTGTCGGCCTGCAGCACCTCGTACGCGGCCACCTcgagctctccctgccctggaaCACCCATCCCCGCACTCTCCTTGTCTCCTTCGTCCAGGTTACGCTGCTCCAGACAGCGCGCTTCCCGGCAATTCATGACCCGGCGGACTTCCTTCGCACAGGCCCTCCGATCCTTCTGCATACCAGGTGTTTTACCTCGATTTCTACTTTTGAGCTGCTCTTTTTCTGTCAGACTAGCCCCTTTCAGTATCTGTGAATGATGCGCTTTCTCTTCTCTTGACTTTCCTACTCCTGCTTAAATGTTCTtgtgatgtttttattttacaaagctCGGAACTGTAAGGCCCAAAAACCGCTATGTAAAATGTCACTGGTAGTTCCTCCTCTGCATACATCTTTGTCAACTACTGTGTGCATCTACAGATCAGTATAAATGGTTTAATGTAATGGTTTAACACACGGATGTATCAATGTGCGTCTCCGATGCTTCTCTGCCCTGAATTGTACATTATACGTGTGGAAATGCCTGAATTGCTGGCAGAATCATGTTTTTCCCCCAGGTTTTATGGTTTGAATTACATCTCCTGCGAAACAGGGTCTCCTTTTGTATTCCCTCCCTTGCAAATAGGCCAAACCCATCTGAAACAATCCCCAGTCTGTCGATTTGCTGGACATGCCACAAAGGCAGGCATACTTTTTTTGTCATTCGGTACGATTTAGTTTTGATCTGTCCGGATTGCTGTTGAATTGCTTTCAACTGCAATCTCACATCCCGTGTTCTT
Encoded here:
- the C14H17orf58 gene encoding UPF0450 protein C17orf58 homolog isoform X1; this encodes MTTKVFWLLCFVIRSSSSSVAGSLPYAEKPSQTLSKDAYSSADAAPGQVKLPAWGTSSSRENHTERWLLPPTDLQRPKPPEIISLLSDKKKRTKPSLENSTGLRKCLLQYGGALPLESPTEGPSPATFDFNHANRKHADRRLAEAANSVSAHFHHAASSYQKMTSLVEAHPFPDSGAVESDDPNTLDHFNRPGKIIPYKHTDPFKKITKPSWVTNRQSSSLPYHFSALKKDADKEKACLTECRKERDEVEAYCASEFAVNGIVYNMERVGNGIHLITLLVNSDGLYKMSRLYITPDGFFFRVHILVLDTLNCSKPCPDFKLGSRYIVMGRIYHKRRQIPANLLQFLRGRLRPGDGLLRSSSSYVKRFNRKRDRTVQAAHAKCR
- the C14H17orf58 gene encoding UPF0450 protein C17orf58 homolog isoform X3 — translated: MTSLVEAHPFPDSGAVESDDPNTLDHFNRPGKIIPYKHTDPFKKITKPSWVTNRQSSSLPYHFSALKKDADKEKACLTECRKERDEVEAYCASEFAVNGIVYNMERVGNGIHLITLLVNSDGLYKMSRLYITPDGFFFRVHILVLDTLNCSKPCPDFKLGSRYIVMGRIYHKRRQIPANLLQFLRGRLRPGDGLLRSSSSYVKRFNRKRDRTVQAAHAKCR
- the C14H17orf58 gene encoding UPF0450 protein C17orf58 homolog isoform X2 codes for the protein MTTKVFWLLCFVIRSSSSSVAGSLPYAEKPSQTLSKDAYSSADAAPGQVKLPAWGTSSSRENHTERWLLPPTDLQRPKPPEIISLLSDKKKRTKPSLENSTGLRKCLLQYGGALPLESPTEGPSPATFDFNHANRKHADRRLAEAANSVSAHFHHAASSYQKMTSLVEAHPFPDSGAVESDDPNTLDHFNRPGKIIPYKHTDPFKKITKPSWVTNRQSSSLPYHFSALKKDADKEKACLTECRKERDEVEAYCASEFGSRYIVMGRIYHKRRQIPANLLQFLRGRLRPGDGLLRSSSSYVKRFNRKRDRTVQAAHAKCR